The following proteins come from a genomic window of Achromobacter deleyi:
- a CDS encoding sulfite exporter TauE/SafE family protein: protein MLFGPMLWFTLGGAAVAGFVQGLSGFAFSMVSMAIWAWVLEPRLAAVLTVFGALVGQVTGALSVRQAFPWKRLLPFLAGGALGVPLGLALLPLLDPAVFKLLLGIVLVAWCSFMLLSRRKIEQGNRGRGYDRVCDGIAGLCGGILGSLAGLTGIAPALWCTLRQYPRDVQRNLIQGFNLLILSFTMTCYVVSSTVSVAMLPWFGALLPVIMVSTWLGARLYARLCDETFRRIILMLLTLSGAALLVSAARGFL from the coding sequence ATGCTCTTCGGGCCGATGTTGTGGTTCACCCTGGGTGGCGCGGCCGTCGCGGGCTTCGTACAGGGGCTGTCGGGTTTCGCTTTCAGCATGGTGTCGATGGCGATCTGGGCCTGGGTGCTGGAGCCCCGCCTGGCCGCTGTGTTGACGGTGTTCGGCGCGCTCGTCGGCCAGGTGACCGGGGCTTTATCGGTGCGCCAGGCGTTTCCGTGGAAACGGTTGCTGCCGTTTCTGGCGGGCGGGGCGCTGGGCGTGCCGCTTGGCCTTGCCCTGCTGCCCCTGCTGGATCCCGCCGTCTTCAAACTGCTGCTGGGAATCGTGCTGGTCGCCTGGTGTTCTTTCATGCTGCTGTCGCGCCGGAAGATCGAGCAGGGCAATCGTGGCCGCGGATATGACCGCGTCTGCGATGGCATCGCGGGCCTGTGCGGCGGGATATTGGGCAGCCTGGCGGGCCTCACGGGCATTGCGCCGGCTTTGTGGTGCACCTTGCGGCAGTATCCCCGCGACGTGCAGCGCAATCTGATCCAGGGATTCAACCTGCTGATCCTGTCGTTCACGATGACGTGTTATGTCGTGTCGTCGACCGTGTCGGTGGCCATGCTGCCCTGGTTCGGGGCGTTGCTGCCCGTCATCATGGTGTCGACCTGGCTGGGGGCGCGCCTGTATGCCCGCCTGTGCGACGAAACGTTCCGCCGCATTATCCTGATGCTGCTGACGCTGTCGGGCGCGGCCTTGCTGGTTTCGGCCGCGCGCGGCTTCCTGTAG
- a CDS encoding MFS transporter: MTVLLALFMVINFMDKAILGIVAVPLMQELSIEPAQFGMIASSFFLFFSVSAIGFGFLANRVSSKVVLVVLAGIWGVSQMPLAFFASVPLLYFSRILLGIGEGPAYPLALHSCYSWFADDQRNVPSSVIFQGVTVGLLISGPVLTYIMLNHSWHAAFLLLGILSIVWMVLWLLFGGDGQVRDAGASADASQARVPYWVLLTDRTFLANMLLYWTTYWIFSVMFTWIPAYMSKALGYSTQETGWMFMIFTGINIPLVLVGSWLSQRMLKRGIASIYARGWLSCAFVLLGGACILLSLYVAEHPTLRVLLLALGCNLPQLTFVLSSAIVAEISFDSQRSAAMSISSALATTGGLVAPALMGRFIGSGNTVAAGYEQGFLVSAVLAIGVSVIGVLFINPQASRRRMQARMIAAPGAVAGAAPGSAQRLS, from the coding sequence GTGACAGTGCTTCTGGCCCTGTTCATGGTCATCAATTTCATGGACAAGGCGATTCTCGGCATCGTGGCCGTGCCGCTGATGCAGGAGCTGAGCATCGAGCCGGCGCAGTTCGGCATGATCGCCAGCAGCTTCTTCCTGTTCTTTTCGGTGTCGGCGATCGGCTTCGGCTTTCTCGCCAACCGGGTGTCGTCCAAGGTCGTGCTGGTGGTGCTGGCCGGCATCTGGGGCGTCTCGCAAATGCCGCTGGCCTTCTTCGCCTCGGTGCCGCTGCTGTACTTCTCGCGCATCCTGCTGGGCATCGGCGAGGGGCCGGCGTATCCGCTGGCGCTGCACTCCTGTTATTCCTGGTTCGCCGACGACCAGCGCAACGTGCCGTCGTCGGTGATCTTCCAGGGCGTGACGGTCGGCCTGCTGATCTCCGGGCCGGTGCTCACCTACATCATGCTCAACCACAGCTGGCACGCGGCGTTCCTGCTGCTGGGCATCCTGAGCATCGTCTGGATGGTGCTGTGGCTGCTGTTCGGCGGCGACGGGCAGGTCCGCGACGCCGGCGCCAGCGCCGACGCATCCCAGGCGCGCGTGCCGTACTGGGTGCTGCTGACGGACCGCACCTTCCTGGCCAACATGCTGCTGTACTGGACCACGTACTGGATCTTCTCGGTGATGTTCACCTGGATCCCTGCCTACATGAGCAAGGCGCTGGGCTACTCCACGCAGGAAACCGGCTGGATGTTCATGATCTTCACCGGCATCAACATCCCGCTGGTGCTGGTCGGGTCGTGGCTGTCGCAGCGCATGCTCAAGCGCGGCATCGCCTCGATCTACGCCCGCGGCTGGCTCAGCTGTGCGTTCGTGCTGCTGGGCGGGGCCTGCATCCTGCTGTCACTGTACGTCGCCGAACACCCCACGCTGCGCGTGCTGCTGCTGGCGCTGGGCTGCAACCTGCCGCAACTGACCTTCGTGCTGAGTTCGGCGATCGTCGCCGAGATCTCCTTCGATTCGCAGCGTTCGGCCGCGATGTCGATCAGCAGCGCGCTGGCGACCACCGGCGGCCTGGTGGCGCCGGCCTTGATGGGCCGTTTCATCGGCAGCGGCAACACCGTCGCGGCCGGCTATGAACAGGGCTTCCTGGTGTCCGCGGTGCTGGCCATCGGCGTGAGCGTCATTGGCGTGCTGTTCATCAATCCGCAGGCCAGCCGCCGGCGCATGCAGGCACGCATGATCGCCGCGCCGGGCGCCGTCGCCGGGGCCGCGCCGGGCAGCGCGCAGCGGCTGTCATGA
- a CDS encoding PDR/VanB family oxidoreductase encodes MLKLRVSAIRYEAQGIYAFDLVDPGGAPLPAFEAGAHLDIRTPGGVNRRYSLCNVPGSTDRYCIAVLHVPDSRGGSRAMHEQVRPGDLLEVAGVHNYFPLREDAGHSLLLAGGIGITPLLAMAERLHALGRPYTLHYCTQSPERTAFAGYLAGDKWRGRVFLHHDGGNPANGLDLGQLLAQRPEDGQLYFCGPPGFMRAVQAACAHWPAQAVHSEHFGADLAPAPPPAADSAPASLTLRRSDRSVPVAPGQTILQALRGAGVACNSSCEAGLCGECRLHHLSGLIEHNDYLLSDEERADSVLICCARVREGAVVLDI; translated from the coding sequence ATGCTGAAGTTGCGAGTCAGTGCGATCCGGTATGAGGCGCAAGGCATCTATGCCTTCGATCTGGTCGATCCGGGCGGCGCGCCGCTGCCCGCGTTCGAGGCCGGCGCGCACCTGGATATCCGGACCCCGGGCGGCGTCAACCGCCGCTATTCCCTGTGCAACGTGCCGGGCAGCACTGACCGCTATTGCATTGCCGTGCTGCATGTGCCGGACAGCCGCGGCGGCTCGCGCGCCATGCACGAACAGGTGCGGCCCGGCGATCTGCTGGAGGTGGCGGGCGTGCACAACTACTTCCCGCTGCGGGAAGACGCCGGCCATTCGCTGCTGCTGGCCGGCGGCATCGGCATCACGCCGTTGCTGGCGATGGCCGAACGGCTGCACGCGCTGGGCCGGCCGTACACGCTGCACTACTGCACGCAGTCGCCCGAGCGCACCGCCTTCGCCGGCTATCTGGCCGGCGACAAGTGGCGCGGCCGCGTCTTCCTGCACCACGATGGCGGCAACCCCGCCAACGGCCTGGATCTCGGCCAGCTGCTGGCGCAGCGGCCGGAAGATGGCCAGTTGTACTTCTGCGGCCCGCCCGGCTTCATGCGGGCGGTGCAGGCGGCCTGCGCCCATTGGCCGGCGCAGGCGGTGCATTCGGAGCATTTCGGCGCCGACCTGGCGCCGGCGCCGCCGCCCGCGGCGGACAGCGCGCCGGCCAGCCTGACGCTGCGCCGCAGCGACCGCTCGGTGCCAGTGGCGCCGGGGCAGACCATCCTGCAGGCCCTGCGCGGCGCCGGGGTGGCCTGCAATTCATCCTGCGAGGCCGGGCTGTGCGGTGAATGCCGGCTGCACCACCTGTCGGGCCTGATCGAACACAACGACTACCTGTTGAGCGACGAAGAACGCGCCGACAGCGTACTGATCTGCTGCGCGCGTGTCCGCGAGGGCGCCGTGGTACTGGACATCTGA
- a CDS encoding NAD-dependent succinate-semialdehyde dehydrogenase: protein MKQTKHERAAATASLHAAAYPQALALYVGGQWRDAQGRETLAVRNPANGAELGRLPVATDEDIDDALRHADGAFAAWSRTSAWERAAILMRAAQLIDERRGELAVVLTLENGKPLADADGEVSRVIEGIVYCAEECKRAYGRQLPPRSALLTQTTVKRPIGPVAAFVPWNFPAFLAARKVAAALAAGCTVVLKAPEETPAIGMLLVRAFLDAGVPPGAIGLLYGKPAQISERLIASPVIRKVSFTGSVPVGRLLAMLASRHLKPCTMELGGHAPVIVCDDVDVARTAQACVAFKYRNSGQVCLSPSRFFVQDSLYEAFVAHFVEYASQLQVGDGLADGVRMGPLNNERRLAAAAELVDDARRRGAQVRLGGARHAGAGYFFPPTVLTDVPANARILHEEPFCPVAPILSFGDLDAAITRANAVEYGLAAYLFTNDLQRAATFAEDIDAAWIGINNFTPSLADAPVGGVKDSGLGYEGGPEGLDAYQQIRFISQSNLRV, encoded by the coding sequence ATGAAGCAAACGAAACACGAGCGGGCCGCGGCGACCGCGAGCCTGCACGCGGCGGCCTATCCCCAAGCACTCGCCCTGTACGTGGGCGGACAGTGGCGCGATGCGCAGGGGCGCGAAACGCTGGCGGTGCGCAATCCCGCCAACGGCGCCGAGTTGGGCAGGTTGCCGGTGGCCACGGACGAGGACATCGACGACGCGCTGCGCCACGCCGACGGCGCGTTCGCCGCCTGGTCGCGCACCAGCGCCTGGGAGCGGGCGGCGATCCTGATGCGCGCCGCGCAACTGATCGACGAGCGCCGTGGCGAGCTGGCGGTGGTCCTGACGCTGGAGAACGGCAAGCCGCTGGCCGATGCGGACGGCGAGGTGAGTCGGGTGATCGAGGGCATCGTCTACTGCGCGGAGGAATGCAAGCGCGCCTACGGCCGGCAACTGCCGCCCCGCTCGGCGCTGCTGACGCAGACCACCGTCAAGCGCCCGATCGGGCCGGTGGCGGCCTTCGTGCCGTGGAATTTCCCGGCGTTCCTGGCCGCCCGCAAGGTGGCGGCGGCGCTGGCGGCGGGCTGCACCGTGGTGCTCAAGGCGCCCGAGGAAACCCCCGCCATCGGCATGCTGCTGGTGCGGGCGTTCCTGGATGCGGGCGTGCCGCCCGGCGCCATCGGCCTGCTGTATGGCAAGCCGGCGCAGATTTCCGAGCGCCTGATCGCCTCGCCCGTGATCCGCAAGGTCTCGTTCACCGGCTCGGTGCCGGTGGGGCGCTTGCTGGCCATGCTGGCCTCGCGCCATCTCAAGCCGTGCACCATGGAACTGGGCGGCCACGCGCCGGTGATCGTCTGCGACGACGTCGACGTGGCCCGCACCGCGCAGGCGTGCGTTGCCTTCAAGTACCGCAACAGCGGCCAGGTGTGCCTGTCGCCCAGCCGCTTCTTCGTGCAGGACAGTCTCTACGAGGCCTTTGTCGCGCACTTCGTCGAGTACGCCAGCCAGCTGCAGGTGGGCGACGGCCTGGCGGACGGGGTGCGCATGGGGCCGCTGAACAACGAGCGGCGCCTGGCCGCGGCGGCCGAACTGGTCGACGATGCGCGGCGGCGCGGCGCCCAGGTCAGGCTGGGTGGCGCGCGCCATGCGGGCGCGGGCTATTTCTTCCCGCCGACGGTGCTGACCGACGTGCCTGCGAACGCCCGCATCCTGCACGAGGAACCGTTCTGCCCGGTGGCGCCGATCCTGTCCTTCGGCGACCTGGACGCCGCCATCACGCGCGCCAACGCCGTCGAGTATGGGCTGGCGGCCTACCTGTTCACCAATGACCTGCAACGCGCCGCCACCTTTGCCGAGGACATCGACGCGGCGTGGATCGGCATCAACAACTTCACGCCCTCGCTGGCCGACGCGCCGGTCGGCGGCGTCAAGGACAGCGGGCTGGGCTACGAGGGCGGGCCGGAAGGCCTGGATGCCTACCAGCAGATCCGCTTCATCAGCCAATCGAATCTGCGTGTTTGA
- a CDS encoding GMC family oxidoreductase, which translates to METREFDYIVVGAGSAGCAVAARLAQDRKTTVLLLEAGPRDRNMWIHIPIGYGKTMFNPQLNWQFESEPEPNLDNRRIYIPRGRTLGGSSSINGLVYIRGQKEDFERWRAQGNVGWGWDDVLPYFKRSEANERGADACHGGDGPLAVSDIRGRHPLIEAIIGGANELGVPRTDDFNGPRQEGAGYFQLTTRNGLRCSAAKAYLRSGIAGANLCVQSDAHATGLILEGRRAAGVSYLRAGQACQARARREVVLSAGAIQSPQLLMLSGIGDADALRALGIAPVHHLPEVGRNLQDHLQSRLMYRCTRPITTNDALRTWWGTARIGLQWILRRAGPVAAGIQLGGMFARTNDAEQTPNVQFHFGTISADMTAGRPHDFSGFTLSVCQLRPTSRGRLDLASPDPLAAPRARFNYLDTEFDRRTMVEGVRLARQLVRTRALSPYVADEYRPGFNVESDDEVLRFIRGYATTIFHPVGTCRMGADADAVVDTRLRVRGVDRLRVVDASIMPLLLSGNTNAGSIVIGEKGADMIMQDREKIS; encoded by the coding sequence GTGGAGACCAGGGAGTTTGACTACATCGTCGTGGGCGCGGGCTCGGCCGGATGCGCCGTGGCCGCCAGGCTGGCGCAGGACCGCAAGACCACGGTGCTGCTGCTGGAGGCCGGCCCGCGGGATCGCAACATGTGGATCCACATCCCCATCGGCTATGGCAAGACGATGTTCAACCCGCAGCTGAACTGGCAATTCGAATCCGAGCCCGAGCCCAATCTCGACAACCGCAGGATCTACATCCCGCGCGGCCGCACCCTGGGCGGGTCCAGCTCGATCAACGGCCTGGTCTACATCCGTGGCCAGAAGGAGGATTTCGAGCGCTGGCGGGCGCAAGGCAACGTCGGCTGGGGCTGGGACGATGTCCTGCCGTATTTCAAGCGCTCCGAGGCCAACGAGCGCGGCGCCGATGCCTGCCATGGCGGCGACGGGCCGCTGGCGGTATCCGATATCCGCGGCCGCCACCCGCTGATCGAGGCCATCATCGGCGGCGCCAACGAACTGGGCGTGCCGCGCACCGACGATTTCAACGGTCCGCGCCAGGAAGGCGCCGGCTATTTCCAGCTGACCACCCGCAATGGCCTGCGCTGCTCGGCCGCCAAGGCCTACCTGCGCTCGGGCATCGCCGGCGCCAATCTGTGCGTGCAATCCGATGCGCACGCCACCGGCCTGATCCTGGAGGGCCGCCGCGCCGCGGGGGTGTCGTACCTGCGCGCCGGCCAGGCCTGCCAGGCCCGCGCCCGGCGCGAGGTGGTGCTGAGCGCCGGCGCGATCCAGTCGCCGCAATTGCTGATGTTGTCCGGCATCGGCGACGCCGACGCGCTGCGGGCGCTGGGCATCGCGCCGGTGCACCATCTGCCCGAAGTCGGCCGCAACCTGCAGGATCACCTGCAGTCGCGGCTGATGTATCGCTGCACCCGGCCGATCACCACCAATGATGCCCTGCGCACCTGGTGGGGCACGGCCCGCATCGGCCTGCAATGGATCCTGCGCCGCGCCGGGCCGGTGGCGGCCGGCATCCAGCTGGGCGGCATGTTCGCGCGCACCAACGACGCCGAGCAGACCCCCAACGTGCAATTCCACTTCGGCACCATCAGCGCCGACATGACGGCCGGCCGGCCGCATGATTTCTCCGGTTTCACCCTGTCGGTCTGCCAGTTGCGGCCGACCAGCCGCGGCCGGCTCGACCTGGCTTCGCCCGATCCGCTGGCCGCGCCGCGCGCGCGCTTCAACTACCTGGACACCGAGTTCGACCGGCGCACCATGGTCGAAGGGGTGCGGCTGGCGCGCCAGCTGGTGCGGACCCGTGCGCTGTCACCGTACGTTGCCGATGAGTACCGGCCCGGTTTCAACGTCGAGTCGGACGACGAGGTCCTGCGTTTCATCCGCGGGTACGCCACCACCATCTTCCACCCCGTCGGCACCTGCCGCATGGGGGCCGACGCCGATGCCGTGGTCGATACCCGGCTGCGGGTCCGCGGGGTGGACCGGCTGCGCGTGGTCGACGCCTCGATCATGCCCCTGCTGCTTTCCGGCAATACCAACGCTGGTAGCATCGTGATCGGCGAGAAAGGCGCCGACATGATCATGCAAGACAGGGAGAAAATCTCATGA
- a CDS encoding sulfatase-like hydrolase/transferase, which translates to MTVKPKNLLIIMSDEHSPKALGCYGSEIVKTPHLDALAARGTLFRSAYCASPVCIPARASFAVGKYIHQIGYWDNADAYDGAVPSWHHRLRERDHDVVSIGKLHFRQPGEDHGFSEEIIPMHIIEGKGDLMGLVRSELPVRKGAYKMAHFAGPGESSYTFYDREITARAQVWLREAARRESDKPWVLFVSLVAPHFPLTAPPEHYYRYFNQNLPLPKLYDRRERPDHPYLVDYRNSFNYDDYFEGDAVKRAVAGYYGLCSFLDENIGKILNALEDAGLADDTRVMYTSDHGDNLGARGLWGKSTMFEETAGVPLIMAGDDIPQGRVVDVPVTHIDAYPTVLDAVGNTEPALREGYPGHSLFDIARGETPRRNVLVEYHGMGSTTGAFMIRHGKYKYIEYAGYPAQLFDLEADPEELQDLAADPRHADTVQACRQQLYLICDPQAVDRQAKARQQTLLRENGGREAVIARGDLGFTPVPGSALAFD; encoded by the coding sequence ATGACCGTGAAACCGAAGAACCTGTTGATCATCATGTCCGACGAACACTCGCCCAAGGCCTTGGGCTGCTATGGCAGCGAGATCGTCAAGACGCCCCATCTCGATGCCCTGGCCGCGCGCGGCACGCTGTTCCGCTCGGCCTATTGCGCCAGCCCGGTGTGCATTCCCGCCCGGGCCTCGTTCGCGGTGGGCAAGTACATTCATCAGATCGGCTACTGGGACAATGCCGACGCCTACGATGGCGCGGTGCCCAGCTGGCATCATCGGTTGCGCGAACGCGATCACGACGTGGTTTCGATTGGCAAGCTCCATTTCCGCCAGCCCGGCGAGGACCACGGGTTCTCGGAAGAGATCATCCCCATGCACATCATCGAGGGCAAGGGCGATCTGATGGGCCTGGTCCGCAGCGAACTGCCGGTGCGCAAGGGCGCCTACAAGATGGCCCATTTCGCGGGGCCCGGCGAAAGCTCATACACCTTCTACGACCGTGAGATCACGGCCCGCGCCCAGGTCTGGCTGCGCGAGGCGGCGCGGCGCGAATCGGACAAGCCGTGGGTGCTGTTCGTATCGCTGGTGGCGCCGCACTTCCCCCTGACCGCGCCGCCGGAACATTACTACCGCTATTTCAACCAGAACCTGCCCCTGCCCAAGCTGTACGACAGGCGCGAGCGGCCGGACCACCCTTATCTGGTCGATTACCGCAACAGCTTCAACTACGACGACTATTTCGAGGGCGACGCGGTCAAGCGCGCCGTCGCCGGCTACTACGGCCTGTGCTCGTTCCTGGACGAGAACATCGGCAAGATCCTCAACGCGCTGGAGGACGCCGGCCTGGCCGATGACACCCGCGTGATGTACACCTCCGACCATGGCGACAACCTGGGCGCGCGCGGCCTGTGGGGCAAGTCGACCATGTTCGAGGAAACCGCGGGCGTGCCGCTGATCATGGCGGGCGACGATATTCCGCAGGGGCGGGTGGTCGACGTGCCCGTCACGCATATCGACGCCTATCCCACGGTGCTGGACGCCGTCGGCAACACCGAGCCGGCCTTGCGCGAAGGCTATCCCGGCCATTCGCTGTTCGACATCGCCCGTGGCGAGACGCCGCGGCGCAACGTGCTGGTGGAATACCACGGCATGGGTTCGACCACCGGCGCCTTCATGATCCGCCATGGCAAGTACAAGTACATCGAGTACGCCGGCTATCCGGCGCAGTTGTTCGACCTGGAAGCCGACCCCGAGGAACTCCAGGACCTGGCCGCCGATCCGCGCCACGCCGATACCGTGCAGGCCTGCCGCCAGCAGCTGTATCTGATCTGTGACCCGCAGGCGGTCGACCGCCAGGCCAAGGCGCGCCAGCAGACGCTGCTACGCGAGAACGGCGGCCGCGAAGCGGTGATCGCCCGCGGCGATCTCGGTTTCACGCCGGTGCCGGGTTCGGCCTTGGCGTTCGACTGA
- a CDS encoding Rieske 2Fe-2S domain-containing protein, which yields MTQATSSVPATRSEHPLRFSGYQQRNRPGPDLELTSTNPGTPMGEYMRRHWQPVCLSQELTDVPKAIRIMGEDLVAFRDKSGDVGVMHRQCAHRGASLEFGIIAEHGIRCCYHGWHYGVDGTLLDAPCEPDATRLKETVCQGAYPAFERDGLVFAYMGPGQAPPFPQFDTYSLPADTRLVPFSNIYPCNWLQVYENIMDHMHTAVLHNHMVVEGVDAATSAGVSLEGFGDMPVMQWEATRDGNGCVFIASRRLPGDKIWVRITEMVFPNYLQIGSLLPTAARERHGTAGCTRWNVPVDDENMIIFGYRHFNSTVDPDGLGNEADCGVDKIDFLEGQTGNRSYDEGQRAPGDWEAIVSQGRIAAHGAEHPGVSDVGVYMCRKLLRNAVQDKTAPYALYQQLQEQGRTLPIYAQDSVLDIPELADKQADRKQLAAAGKQVLEIMRSADALPADQRDAHVRARLDGIDRAGQAATAG from the coding sequence ATGACGCAAGCCACGAGTTCCGTGCCCGCGACCCGCAGCGAACATCCGTTGCGGTTCTCCGGCTACCAGCAACGCAACCGGCCCGGCCCGGACCTGGAACTGACCAGCACCAACCCCGGCACGCCGATGGGCGAGTACATGCGCCGCCACTGGCAGCCGGTGTGCCTGTCGCAGGAGCTGACGGACGTGCCCAAGGCCATCCGCATCATGGGCGAGGACCTGGTGGCGTTCCGCGACAAGAGCGGCGACGTCGGCGTCATGCATCGCCAGTGCGCGCACCGTGGCGCCTCGCTGGAGTTCGGCATCATCGCCGAGCACGGCATCCGTTGCTGTTATCACGGGTGGCACTACGGCGTGGACGGCACGTTGCTGGACGCGCCCTGCGAGCCGGACGCCACGCGCCTGAAGGAAACCGTGTGCCAGGGCGCGTATCCCGCGTTCGAGCGCGATGGACTGGTCTTCGCCTACATGGGGCCGGGCCAGGCGCCGCCATTCCCGCAGTTCGATACCTACAGCCTGCCCGCCGACACCCGGCTGGTGCCGTTCTCGAACATCTACCCGTGCAACTGGCTGCAGGTCTACGAGAACATCATGGACCACATGCACACCGCCGTGCTGCACAACCACATGGTGGTCGAAGGCGTGGACGCCGCGACCTCTGCGGGCGTGTCGCTGGAAGGCTTCGGCGACATGCCGGTCATGCAATGGGAAGCGACGCGCGACGGCAACGGCTGCGTGTTCATCGCCTCGCGCCGCCTGCCCGGCGACAAGATCTGGGTGCGCATCACCGAAATGGTGTTCCCCAACTACCTGCAGATCGGCTCGTTGCTGCCGACCGCCGCGCGCGAACGCCATGGCACCGCCGGCTGCACCCGCTGGAACGTGCCGGTCGACGACGAGAACATGATCATCTTCGGCTATCGCCACTTCAACAGCACCGTCGACCCGGACGGCCTGGGCAACGAAGCGGACTGCGGCGTCGACAAGATCGACTTCCTGGAAGGGCAGACCGGCAACCGCAGCTACGACGAGGGGCAGCGCGCGCCGGGTGACTGGGAGGCCATCGTCAGCCAGGGCCGGATCGCCGCGCACGGCGCCGAGCATCCGGGCGTCTCGGACGTGGGCGTGTACATGTGCCGCAAGCTGCTGCGCAACGCCGTGCAGGACAAGACCGCGCCCTACGCGCTCTACCAGCAGTTGCAGGAGCAGGGCCGGACGCTGCCGATCTATGCCCAGGATTCGGTGCTGGACATTCCCGAACTGGCCGACAAGCAGGCGGACCGCAAGCAGTTGGCCGCCGCCGGCAAGCAGGTGCTGGAGATCATGCGGTCGGCCGACGCGCTGCCGGCGGACCAGCGCGATGCGCACGTGCGCGCCCGGCTCGACGGCATCGACCGCGCGGGCCAGGCGGCCACGGCCGGCTGA
- a CDS encoding GntR family transcriptional regulator — translation MSTLERRLEIFETLHAPDPTRRPKYQRLVEVLVDAVRRGIWQPGDQLPAEEELAQLTPFSLGTVQRALRDLVEQGLVVRMHGLGSFIAEAPRQIEDPWHCRFLDDDGSVLPTFSQVILRTPVTGAGPWNQYLGTDANVMRLDRLIIINDEFRISSRFYADRQLLKRLWDMPMDKLNGANFKKVIIQQFKLPITNITHRVKLADFDTESCERIGVPHPYRGIYMQAVARSGRGQCVYYQEFFLGPTSRDLAFPDANLSSG, via the coding sequence ATGAGTACCTTGGAACGTCGTCTGGAAATCTTCGAGACGCTGCATGCACCCGATCCGACCCGCCGGCCCAAGTACCAGCGGCTGGTCGAGGTGCTGGTGGACGCGGTTCGGCGCGGCATCTGGCAGCCGGGCGACCAGTTGCCGGCCGAGGAGGAACTGGCGCAGCTGACGCCGTTCAGCCTCGGCACCGTGCAGCGGGCGTTGCGCGACCTGGTGGAGCAGGGCCTGGTGGTGCGCATGCACGGCCTGGGCAGCTTCATCGCGGAGGCGCCTCGCCAGATCGAGGATCCGTGGCATTGCCGCTTTCTGGACGACGATGGCTCGGTGCTGCCGACCTTCTCGCAAGTCATCCTGCGCACCCCCGTGACCGGCGCGGGCCCCTGGAACCAGTACCTGGGAACCGACGCCAACGTCATGCGGCTCGACCGCCTCATCATCATCAACGACGAGTTCCGTATCTCCAGCCGGTTCTATGCCGACCGGCAATTGCTCAAGCGCCTGTGGGACATGCCCATGGACAAGCTCAATGGGGCCAACTTCAAGAAAGTCATTATCCAGCAGTTCAAGCTGCCTATCACCAACATCACCCATCGGGTGAAGCTGGCCGATTTCGACACCGAGTCCTGCGAGCGCATCGGCGTGCCGCATCCCTACCGCGGCATCTACATGCAGGCCGTGGCGCGGTCCGGACGCGGGCAATGCGTGTACTACCAGGAATTCTTCCTGGGCCCGACCTCGCGCGATCTCGCGTTCCCCGACGCCAATTTATCAAGCGGCTGA